One region of Chryseobacterium muglaense genomic DNA includes:
- a CDS encoding co-chaperone GroES encodes MSVNFKPLADRVLIEPIAAETKTASGIIIPDTAKEKPQEGTVVAVGPGKKDEPTTVQVGDKVLYGKYSGSELKLDGKDFLIVKEADLLGIIG; translated from the coding sequence ATGTCAGTAAACTTTAAACCATTAGCAGATAGAGTTTTAATTGAGCCAATTGCTGCAGAAACTAAAACAGCTTCAGGAATTATTATTCCAGACACGGCGAAAGAAAAACCACAGGAAGGTACAGTTGTAGCAGTTGGTCCTGGTAAAAAAGATGAGCCAACAACAGTACAGGTAGGTGATAAAGTTCTTTACGGAAAATATTCAGGTTCTGAATTAAAATTAGACGGTAAAGATTTCTTAATCGTTAAAGAAGCTGATCTACTAGGAATAATTGGCTAA
- a CDS encoding M1 family metallopeptidase, with the protein MQLKVTALSVFLYLGVSAQNIQNNPGSNHGNRFEQLGTILPTPNVYRTASGAPGQAYWQNRADYDITAYLDEDKRNLKGSETVTYHNNSPDDLDYIWLQLDENQQSTLNKADYQFSSTLPKSLNDQQLKTTDLPAKDNGHGVNLEKVTDASGNPLKYTVNKTMMRIDLPKVLKKGEKFIFKIDWNYNIPNRIKMGGRGGYENFAEDGNDLYTITQWFPRMCVYSDFQGWQNHQFTGRGEFALVFGNYKVSMDVPADHIIGGTGECKNYEQVLSSEQLSRYKKSQTSAEPVEIVTLDEAKKAEKNHSKQRKTWVFEAKDVRDFAWTSSRKFVWDAMGVTIPENNNKVMAMSFYPKEAYGLYRKYSTKAVAHTIKTYSEFTIPYPYPVAQSVEASNGMEYPMICFNFGRTEKDGTYSEGTKNGMIGVIIHEVGHNFFPMIINSDERQWSWMDEGLNTFTEYLTEEKWDNKFPSKRGPAWTIVDYMKLPKDQLEPIMSNSENIIQFGPNAYSKPATGLNILRETIMGRELFDKAFKTYSKRWAFKHPEPADFFRTMEDASGEDLDWFWRGWFYGTDPVDIAIDKVTMASPDFSTVKETNETKYKVEEPLQNPFEDISKIRNKEDKTIAFEVDKDKNLQDFYYRYDRGQEKVDTNKEYTLKTEGNIALDKKEQEKLKNINAYQIDFVNKGGLVMPVILEFTFEDGSKLRDKSSAQIWRHNEKKISKTFYFDKKVRSIQLDPMRETADIDTSNNFWSNDGSSSETSKFHVFKEKQNGTVRGGANGKVNPMQAAGKKN; encoded by the coding sequence ATGCAACTAAAAGTAACGGCACTTTCTGTATTTCTATATTTAGGCGTTTCAGCTCAGAATATTCAAAATAATCCGGGAAGCAATCACGGAAACAGATTTGAACAGTTGGGAACCATTCTTCCTACACCAAACGTTTACAGGACGGCTTCCGGCGCTCCGGGACAGGCTTATTGGCAAAACAGAGCCGATTACGACATCACTGCATATCTTGATGAAGATAAAAGAAATCTGAAAGGTTCGGAAACTGTTACTTATCATAATAATTCGCCCGACGACTTAGATTACATCTGGCTTCAGTTGGATGAGAACCAACAATCCACATTAAATAAAGCTGATTATCAGTTCTCTTCTACCCTTCCAAAATCTTTGAATGATCAGCAATTAAAGACGACTGATCTTCCCGCAAAAGATAATGGTCACGGCGTTAATTTGGAAAAAGTAACCGATGCTTCAGGAAATCCGTTGAAATACACCGTCAACAAAACCATGATGCGTATTGATCTGCCTAAAGTTTTGAAAAAAGGTGAAAAATTCATTTTTAAAATCGATTGGAATTACAATATCCCGAACCGTATAAAAATGGGTGGTCGTGGCGGTTACGAAAATTTCGCAGAAGATGGCAACGACCTCTATACGATTACTCAATGGTTCCCGAGAATGTGTGTTTACAGCGATTTCCAAGGATGGCAAAATCATCAGTTTACAGGAAGAGGTGAATTTGCTTTAGTTTTTGGAAATTATAAGGTTTCGATGGACGTTCCGGCTGATCACATTATTGGCGGAACTGGAGAATGTAAAAATTACGAACAGGTTCTTTCATCAGAACAATTATCAAGATATAAAAAGTCTCAAACTTCCGCTGAACCTGTAGAAATTGTGACTTTGGATGAAGCTAAAAAAGCAGAAAAAAATCATTCAAAACAAAGAAAAACTTGGGTTTTTGAAGCAAAAGACGTGAGAGATTTTGCCTGGACTTCTTCAAGAAAATTTGTTTGGGATGCAATGGGTGTTACCATTCCTGAAAACAACAATAAAGTAATGGCAATGAGTTTCTATCCTAAAGAAGCTTATGGTCTTTACAGAAAATATTCAACAAAAGCGGTTGCTCATACCATCAAAACATATTCAGAATTTACGATTCCGTATCCTTATCCTGTAGCTCAATCTGTGGAAGCTTCGAATGGAATGGAATATCCGATGATCTGTTTCAATTTCGGAAGAACCGAAAAAGACGGAACCTATTCTGAAGGCACCAAAAATGGAATGATCGGTGTAATTATTCATGAAGTGGGACATAATTTTTTCCCGATGATCATCAATTCAGACGAAAGACAATGGAGCTGGATGGATGAAGGTTTAAATACCTTTACAGAATATTTAACAGAAGAAAAATGGGATAATAAATTCCCTTCAAAACGTGGTCCGGCCTGGACGATTGTTGATTACATGAAGCTTCCAAAAGATCAGCTGGAACCAATTATGAGTAATTCTGAAAATATTATTCAGTTTGGACCGAATGCCTATTCAAAACCTGCAACAGGATTAAATATTCTTCGTGAAACCATCATGGGAAGAGAACTTTTCGACAAAGCTTTTAAAACGTACTCTAAAAGATGGGCTTTCAAACATCCTGAGCCTGCAGATTTTTTCAGAACAATGGAAGATGCAAGCGGTGAAGACCTAGATTGGTTCTGGAGAGGTTGGTTTTATGGAACAGATCCTGTAGACATTGCTATCGATAAAGTGACCATGGCTAGTCCGGATTTCAGCACTGTAAAAGAAACTAACGAAACTAAATACAAAGTAGAAGAACCTCTACAAAATCCTTTTGAAGACATTTCAAAGATCAGAAATAAAGAAGATAAAACTATTGCATTTGAAGTAGATAAAGATAAAAATTTGCAGGATTTTTATTACCGCTATGACCGTGGTCAGGAAAAAGTAGATACCAATAAAGAATATACTTTAAAAACAGAAGGAAATATCGCTTTAGACAAAAAAGAACAGGAAAAACTTAAAAACATCAATGCTTATCAAATTGACTTTGTAAATAAAGGAGGTTTGGTAATGCCTGTTATTCTTGAATTTACATTTGAAGACGGCTCAAAATTAAGAGATAAATCATCAGCTCAAATTTGGAGACACAACGAAAAGAAAATTTCAAAAACTTTCTATTTCGATAAAAAGGTAAGATCAATTCAGCTAGATCCAATGAGAGAAACAGCAGATATTGATACTTCAAACAACTTTTGGAGCAATGACGGCAGTTCTTCTGAAACTTCAAAATTCCATGTTTTCAAGGAAAAACAAAATGGAACTGTGAGAGGAGGCGCCAATGGAAAGGTCAACCCAATGCAGGCTGCAGGGAAGAAAAACTAA
- a CDS encoding DUF2200 domain-containing protein, with amino-acid sequence MKTTPQHNEKIAKMTFSSVYPHYITKVESKGRTIEELHQVIEWLTGFDTQKLRELIDEKVTFETFFDYAELNPNAHLITGVICGYRIEEIENHLTKQARYLDKLVDELAKGRKMEKILRQ; translated from the coding sequence ATGAAAACTACACCCCAACATAATGAAAAAATTGCAAAAATGACCTTTTCATCAGTTTATCCACACTACATCACAAAGGTAGAAAGCAAAGGTAGAACTATTGAAGAATTGCATCAGGTTATAGAATGGTTAACTGGTTTTGATACTCAAAAACTACGAGAACTCATTGACGAAAAAGTAACATTTGAAACATTTTTTGATTACGCAGAACTAAATCCTAATGCTCATCTTATAACAGGAGTAATCTGCGGCTATCGAATTGAAGAAATTGAAAACCATTTGACGAAACAGGCCAGATATTTAGATAAATTAGTTGACGAATTGGCAAAAGGCAGAAAAATGGAAAAGATTCTAAGACAATAA
- a CDS encoding Kelch repeat-containing protein, with amino-acid sequence MSVRRGAVTSAIAGDNIYVSNGYKDTDGNATIIEKYSIKDNRWSIINSSLVPKRFANSETYNNKIYIFNGWGNSNLEIIDLETHKKTKGAVNHAYTGNAGSAIHNGKIYTFGGSGLNNAATTVFSNRFQYYDIASDTWNPLPDMPTAREARGKIVNDKLYVIGGFNGTSSRLVNVFDLKKNIWTDQYTMPAAISGHSLAVSGTKIFIAGGYNNQNFLAYFDTETNKLYKLSSNMIPRRHAAAEIYNNKLYIMGGSTASSTKTAIKSLQVADISEEVLSAK; translated from the coding sequence ATGTCTGTTCGCAGAGGAGCTGTAACCAGTGCTATTGCAGGTGATAATATCTATGTGAGCAATGGTTATAAAGATACAGATGGTAATGCTACTATTATTGAGAAATACAGTATTAAAGACAACCGTTGGAGTATTATCAACTCCAGTCTGGTTCCTAAAAGATTCGCCAATTCGGAGACTTACAATAATAAAATCTATATTTTTAACGGTTGGGGAAACAGCAATCTTGAAATTATAGACCTTGAAACTCATAAAAAAACGAAGGGAGCTGTTAATCATGCCTACACAGGAAATGCCGGTTCTGCCATCCATAACGGAAAAATATATACGTTCGGAGGAAGTGGGTTAAACAATGCCGCCACCACAGTATTTTCAAATAGATTCCAATATTACGACATTGCTTCAGATACCTGGAATCCGTTACCCGATATGCCGACAGCCAGAGAAGCAAGGGGCAAAATAGTGAATGATAAGCTCTATGTAATCGGTGGTTTTAACGGTACATCATCCCGCCTGGTCAATGTGTTTGATCTCAAAAAAAATATCTGGACTGATCAATATACGATGCCTGCTGCGATATCGGGTCATTCATTAGCGGTATCCGGTACTAAGATTTTTATTGCAGGCGGTTATAATAATCAAAATTTTCTAGCCTATTTTGATACAGAAACCAACAAATTATATAAGTTATCATCCAACATGATTCCCAGACGACACGCAGCCGCGGAAATATATAACAACAAATTATACATCATGGGTGGAAGTACAGCATCCTCAACCAAAACCGCTATTAAAAGTCTTCAGGTTGCAGATATTAGTGAGGAAGTGCTTTCCGCAAAATAA
- a CDS encoding IS630 family transposase, translating into MRKRPKGKCNEELYVSKKLDLQELETLESMGLIDLFYGDESHVSSEGYVPYGWQFPDEEVAVYVEKGYKTNIFAMINRSNVCHWKTTEQNINSEFVINFLEDLSFKIQKKTVVALDNASVHRSKLLKQNIENWEQRGLFIFYLPPYSPHLNIAETLWRKLKTEWLYHEDYLEKDTLFYSVNRCMANVGKHLNIRFSQFNAK; encoded by the coding sequence ATAAGAAAACGTCCTAAAGGTAAATGCAATGAAGAGTTGTATGTCTCCAAAAAGTTAGATTTACAAGAACTAGAAACTCTGGAAAGTATGGGGTTGATTGATTTGTTTTATGGAGATGAGAGCCATGTAAGTAGCGAAGGCTATGTTCCTTATGGATGGCAATTCCCTGATGAAGAAGTAGCTGTTTATGTAGAAAAAGGCTACAAAACAAATATTTTTGCAATGATTAACCGCTCCAACGTATGCCATTGGAAAACCACCGAGCAAAACATTAACAGTGAATTTGTGATAAATTTTTTAGAGGATTTATCTTTTAAAATACAGAAAAAAACGGTAGTTGCTTTAGATAATGCATCTGTTCACCGGTCAAAACTATTAAAGCAGAATATAGAAAATTGGGAACAAAGAGGATTATTTATCTTCTATCTGCCACCCTATTCTCCACATCTGAACATTGCGGAAACCTTATGGCGAAAATTGAAAACAGAGTGGCTATATCATGAAGATTATCTTGAAAAAGATACTTTATTCTACTCCGTAAACAGATGTATGGCAAATGTAGGAAAACATCTAAACATCCGTTTCTCGCAATTTAATGCAAAATAA
- a CDS encoding DUF6985 domain-containing protein encodes MSKEITSKIIGQLKQDGSFSDWWESTDIEIPFFDNQKLAITFIDFEPEDDKNFIEEADQALMNFFKLKNEDRNSISGLAYKNCTDFLEAIDFDEADEPLRQIENHNEIWDFIEPTEIHISRRHRRDNDIYVQIACECDWEQEHGLQLVFRQGKQLTRISSQDGHLTEADAYDNPDEKDELLSKFK; translated from the coding sequence ATGAGCAAAGAAATTACCTCAAAAATTATAGGACAACTTAAACAGGACGGCAGCTTTTCTGATTGGTGGGAAAGTACAGACATTGAAATTCCTTTCTTTGACAACCAAAAGTTGGCAATAACATTTATAGATTTTGAACCTGAAGACGACAAAAATTTTATTGAAGAAGCAGATCAGGCATTAATGAATTTTTTTAAACTTAAAAATGAAGATAGAAATTCAATTTCCGGACTTGCTTATAAAAATTGTACAGACTTTTTGGAAGCAATAGATTTTGATGAAGCTGATGAACCTTTAAGACAAATCGAAAACCATAACGAAATTTGGGATTTCATTGAACCTACAGAAATTCATATATCAAGACGACATAGAAGAGATAACGACATTTATGTACAAATCGCCTGCGAATGTGATTGGGAACAGGAGCACGGGCTTCAATTGGTTTTCAGACAGGGAAAACAGCTAACAAGAATAAGCAGCCAAGACGGACACTTAACTGAAGCAGATGCTTATGATAATCCTGATGAAAAAGATGAACTATTATCAAAATTTAAATGA
- a CDS encoding helix-turn-helix domain-containing protein: MGRVNTPHLSTVSREELEILQIKSANASLRKRCQLILLKGDGRSSKDVGSILRMSHVSVNSWVKRYKEEGILGLSIKPGRGKKGLLNLEEDKDSILESIKKHRQKVSSAKAEWELVSGKKVSEKTFKRFLKSLVEDING, from the coding sequence ATGGGTCGAGTAAATACACCACATTTAAGTACGGTTTCAAGAGAAGAATTAGAAATATTGCAGATAAAGTCTGCTAATGCAAGCTTACGCAAACGCTGTCAACTGATTCTGTTAAAAGGGGATGGTCGTAGTTCAAAAGATGTAGGAAGTATTTTGAGAATGAGCCACGTGAGCGTTAACAGTTGGGTTAAACGATATAAAGAAGAAGGAATTTTGGGTTTGTCTATTAAACCTGGAAGAGGGAAGAAAGGGTTATTGAATTTAGAAGAAGATAAGGATTCGATTTTGGAATCTATAAAAAAGCATCGTCAGAAAGTATCCTCAGCCAAAGCAGAATGGGAGTTGGTGAGTGGGAAAAAAGTGAGCGAAAAAACCTTTAAACGGTTTTTAAAAAGCTTGGTGGAAGATATAAACGGATAA
- a CDS encoding DUF1801 domain-containing protein, protein MAKTKTTYTEIDIKDFLDSYVDNEQKKADSLQLIELMQKWSDSEPKMWGPSIIGFGNYHYKYASGHEGDAPVIGFSPRKAAFSLYVYSDTEKSKLLLPNLGKFKMSKACIYIKKLSDIDVSILKELCMESIQYISEHHECSCRAK, encoded by the coding sequence ATGGCAAAAACAAAGACAACATATACAGAAATAGACATAAAAGATTTTTTAGATTCTTATGTAGACAATGAGCAGAAAAAAGCCGACAGTTTGCAATTGATAGAACTCATGCAAAAATGGTCTGACTCTGAACCCAAGATGTGGGGACCATCAATAATAGGATTTGGAAATTACCATTACAAATATGCGAGCGGACACGAAGGCGATGCGCCTGTTATTGGGTTTTCACCAAGAAAGGCAGCGTTTTCACTTTATGTTTATTCTGACACGGAAAAAAGTAAATTATTGTTGCCTAATCTTGGAAAATTTAAAATGAGCAAAGCCTGTATTTATATCAAAAAACTTTCTGATATTGATGTTTCCATTTTAAAAGAACTTTGTATGGAATCAATTCAATACATCAGCGAACATCACGAATGCTCTTGCAGAGCAAAATAA
- a CDS encoding four helix bundle protein: MRDFKKFEVWQLSHQLTLKIYNSTKSFPKEKIFGLTSQIRRSFASIGYNISEGSGRNSDKEFAHFINIALGSSNEAENQLILSKDLNYINEIDYQNLSEELIILKKKLVTLWNRLNGK; the protein is encoded by the coding sequence ATGAGAGATTTTAAAAAATTTGAAGTGTGGCAATTGAGCCATCAATTAACTTTAAAAATTTATAATTCAACCAAGAGTTTTCCTAAAGAAAAGATTTTTGGATTGACCTCTCAAATCAGAAGATCATTTGCTTCAATCGGATATAATATTTCGGAAGGAAGCGGAAGAAATTCTGATAAGGAATTTGCTCATTTCATCAATATTGCACTAGGCTCGTCAAATGAAGCTGAAAACCAATTAATTCTTTCTAAAGATTTAAATTATATCAACGAAATTGATTATCAAAATCTTTCAGAAGAACTTATAATATTAAAAAAGAAGCTTGTAACACTTTGGAACAGGCTCAACGGAAAATAG
- a CDS encoding GntR family transcriptional regulator: MITQQSLKSQIIKALWQLIIDGKIMPNEPMREIQLTEILNISRTPLRDALQQLEWEGIVVSEARKGYRLAPFSEADIDEIYPLRARLESFALELSGVPNKIVLDELYEINLKIQNSKSPREIVELDESWHLLLISNCPNQRLLKLIKTLHRQSQRYEYAYMAMNKTVEKSSNQHENILIQLQNGQLKKAAELLAENNLVGMDTMINWLKSK, encoded by the coding sequence ATGATAACACAACAATCTTTAAAAAGTCAAATCATAAAAGCACTTTGGCAATTAATCATCGATGGTAAAATAATGCCAAATGAGCCAATGCGCGAAATACAGTTGACCGAAATACTAAATATTAGTCGTACCCCATTAAGAGATGCACTTCAACAGCTTGAATGGGAAGGCATTGTTGTTTCTGAAGCTAGAAAAGGCTACCGATTGGCACCTTTTTCTGAAGCTGATATTGATGAAATTTACCCTTTAAGAGCAAGATTAGAATCTTTTGCCTTGGAGTTATCAGGCGTTCCTAATAAAATAGTTTTGGATGAACTTTATGAAATTAATCTTAAAATTCAAAACTCAAAATCGCCCAGAGAAATAGTTGAACTGGATGAAAGCTGGCATTTATTACTGATCTCAAACTGCCCTAATCAAAGATTGCTAAAATTAATAAAAACCCTACACCGCCAATCACAACGTTATGAATATGCTTATATGGCAATGAATAAAACGGTTGAAAAATCCAGCAATCAACACGAGAATATTTTAATTCAATTACAAAATGGACAGCTTAAAAAAGCAGCCGAACTGCTTGCCGAAAATAATCTGGTTGGTATGGATACTATGATTAATTGGCTGAAATCTAAATGA
- the groL gene encoding chaperonin GroEL (60 kDa chaperone family; promotes refolding of misfolded polypeptides especially under stressful conditions; forms two stacked rings of heptamers to form a barrel-shaped 14mer; ends can be capped by GroES; misfolded proteins enter the barrel where they are refolded when GroES binds) — translation MAKEIKFDIESRDALKRGVDALANAVKVTLGPKGRNVVIEKSFGAPHVTKDGVSVAKEIELEDRVENMGAQMVKEVASKTNDIAGDGTTTATVLAQAIVREGLKNVAAGANPMDLKRGIDKAVTAVVANLKEQSKTVGDSTEMVKQVASVSANNDETIGSLIAEAFGKVGKEGVITVEEAKGIDTTVDVVEGMQFDRGYQSPYFVTNPEKMLVELENPYILLVEKKISSMKELLPVLEPIAQGGKSLLIVSEEVEGEALATLVVNKLRGSLKIAAVKAPGFGDRRKAMLEDIAILTGGTVISEEQGFTMENITIDMLGTAEKVSIDKDNTTVVNGGGEESKIKGRVAQIKAQMETTTSDYDREKLQERLAKLAGGVAVLYVGAASEVEMKEKKDRVDDALHATRAAVEEGIVAGGGVAFVRAISALENLTGINADETTGIKIVKRAIEEPLRQIVANAGGEGSVIVAKVAEGTGDFGYNAKTDEYVNMLEAGIIDPTKVTRVALENAASVSGMLLTTECVITEVKSAEPAMPMGGGMPGMM, via the coding sequence ATGGCAAAAGAAATAAAATTCGATATTGAATCAAGAGACGCTCTAAAAAGAGGAGTTGATGCATTGGCTAATGCAGTAAAAGTAACTTTAGGACCAAAAGGTAGAAACGTAGTGATCGAAAAATCTTTCGGTGCACCTCACGTTACTAAAGACGGTGTTTCTGTTGCAAAAGAAATCGAACTTGAAGACAGAGTAGAAAATATGGGAGCGCAAATGGTAAAAGAAGTGGCTTCCAAAACCAATGATATTGCAGGTGATGGTACTACTACCGCTACTGTTTTGGCACAGGCTATCGTAAGAGAAGGTCTTAAGAATGTAGCTGCTGGTGCAAACCCAATGGATCTGAAAAGAGGAATCGACAAAGCAGTAACAGCTGTTGTTGCCAACCTTAAAGAACAATCTAAAACGGTTGGAGATTCTACAGAAATGGTGAAGCAAGTTGCTTCTGTTTCTGCTAACAATGACGAAACTATCGGATCTTTGATCGCTGAAGCTTTCGGAAAAGTAGGTAAAGAAGGTGTAATCACTGTAGAAGAAGCTAAAGGTATCGATACAACAGTTGACGTTGTAGAAGGGATGCAGTTCGACAGAGGTTACCAGTCACCATATTTCGTGACCAACCCTGAAAAAATGTTAGTTGAACTAGAAAATCCTTACATCCTTTTAGTGGAGAAAAAGATTTCTTCAATGAAAGAATTGCTTCCGGTTCTTGAACCAATTGCTCAAGGAGGTAAATCTTTATTAATTGTTTCTGAAGAAGTTGAAGGTGAAGCTTTGGCAACTTTAGTGGTAAACAAATTGAGAGGTTCTCTTAAAATTGCTGCTGTAAAAGCTCCAGGATTTGGTGACAGAAGAAAAGCAATGTTAGAAGATATCGCAATTCTTACAGGAGGAACAGTGATTTCTGAAGAGCAAGGTTTCACAATGGAAAACATTACCATTGATATGTTGGGAACTGCTGAAAAAGTATCTATCGACAAAGACAACACAACAGTTGTAAACGGTGGTGGTGAAGAAAGCAAAATCAAAGGAAGAGTTGCTCAGATCAAAGCTCAGATGGAAACGACTACTTCTGATTACGACAGAGAAAAACTACAGGAGAGATTGGCTAAATTAGCTGGTGGTGTTGCCGTATTGTACGTAGGTGCAGCTTCTGAAGTTGAAATGAAAGAGAAAAAAGACAGAGTTGATGATGCACTTCACGCTACAAGAGCAGCAGTTGAAGAAGGTATCGTTGCAGGTGGTGGTGTTGCTTTTGTAAGAGCTATTTCTGCTTTAGAAAACCTTACAGGTATTAATGCTGACGAAACTACAGGTATTAAAATCGTAAAAAGAGCGATCGAAGAGCCATTGAGACAAATCGTTGCTAACGCAGGAGGTGAAGGTTCTGTAATCGTTGCTAAAGTAGCTGAAGGAACCGGAGATTTCGGTTACAACGCTAAAACTGACGAGTATGTAAACATGCTTGAAGCAGGTATCATCGACCCTACAAAAGTAACAAGAGTTGCCCTTGAAAATGCAGCTTCTGTTTCTGGAATGCTATTGACAACTGAATGTGTAATCACCGAAGTGAAAAGCGCAGAACCAGCTATGCCAATGGGTGGTGGAATGCCAGGAATGATGTAA
- a CDS encoding alpha/beta hydrolase produces MKKLNFIFLLLLSLNLFSQNIEKQKNEQIDTEFFIPIEKTNLYTRVAGNPDKPIIITLHGGPGAFNVDHEFFRNVFEDDYLMVYFDQRGSGKSDEWKDKTMLTTDQFVKDLDHVVDYIKNKYPNKKINLLGTSWGGMYGFLYLIKHQEKINSFISNSGTANIQHNNFALIKHEKELAQQLIKETKDAAKIKRYNEILKELDVIEKSGFKSFFNDMNTIRYVFPKELGFDVYWAQPQKKGKIEALLKDPDFYTRNHYTPELLDQAMTRFEYINETFHGQEAYNNLNILKELALIKTPVLVLQGEFDYAIGVESGKMIYKALKNVPIKDKELIYVKNASHNLPSEEPEILYKSLTAFFKKHN; encoded by the coding sequence ATGAAAAAACTCAACTTCATCTTTCTTTTACTTTTATCACTCAATCTCTTTTCCCAAAATATTGAAAAGCAAAAAAACGAGCAAATAGACACCGAATTTTTTATTCCCATAGAAAAAACTAATCTTTATACAAGAGTCGCAGGGAACCCTGATAAACCCATCATTATCACACTTCACGGCGGGCCGGGCGCTTTTAATGTAGATCATGAATTTTTCAGAAATGTTTTTGAAGACGATTATTTAATGGTGTATTTTGACCAAAGAGGAAGCGGGAAATCTGACGAATGGAAAGACAAAACGATGTTGACAACCGACCAGTTTGTAAAAGATTTAGACCATGTCGTAGATTATATAAAAAATAAATATCCCAATAAAAAGATTAACCTTTTGGGTACTTCTTGGGGCGGAATGTATGGTTTTCTGTATCTGATAAAACATCAGGAAAAAATCAATTCATTTATCAGCAATTCGGGAACAGCCAATATTCAGCATAATAATTTTGCATTAATAAAACATGAAAAGGAGCTGGCGCAGCAACTTATCAAAGAAACTAAAGATGCTGCCAAAATAAAAAGATATAATGAAATCTTAAAGGAGTTGGATGTTATTGAAAAAAGCGGCTTCAAAAGTTTCTTTAATGATATGAATACGATACGATATGTGTTTCCAAAAGAATTAGGATTTGATGTTTATTGGGCGCAACCACAAAAGAAAGGGAAAATTGAAGCACTATTAAAAGACCCTGATTTTTATACAAGAAATCATTATACCCCCGAACTTTTAGACCAAGCCATGACAAGATTTGAATATATTAATGAAACTTTTCACGGTCAGGAAGCTTACAATAATCTAAATATTTTAAAAGAATTGGCATTGATTAAAACGCCAGTTTTGGTTCTCCAGGGAGAGTTTGATTATGCAATTGGTGTAGAATCTGGCAAAATGATTTATAAAGCTCTTAAAAATGTTCCTATAAAAGATAAAGAATTAATCTATGTAAAAAACGCCTCTCACAACTTACCATCTGAAGAACCCGAAATATTATATAAATCATTAACCGCATTTTTTAAGAAGCATAATTAA